In one Nicotiana sylvestris chromosome 8, ASM39365v2, whole genome shotgun sequence genomic region, the following are encoded:
- the LOC104241537 gene encoding probably inactive receptor-like protein kinase At2g46850, with product MSKATRSMLPLHHFSILLIITLLSSGTYSLSHKVEDREEENDHQNTWQETHHEEACGEKCGNFHIPFPFYMNQSKCGSSLSDAFRLSCINSTSLFLNIGSQTYQIFHFFSDGVLVDFPNTTFCRQYNDLKSFGFKGNDYFGISRDNILGLYDCEDSSLCKPDCEKNIMPRCDGSPGSYPACCYPLSDHSAWNADQRDGFSTFSQFGCRGFSSWVVLSGNQVGKRGVKLEWAVPRNSTTASCATNADIVNATTVASGIRCKCQDGFVGDGFAVGVGCLKSCTKEGKEAYGKACSSTNHGRRKAVILAGVLTSALTITSLTALFCVLRRPMKTDIFDHPSMTRSQGNISFQKPCTIRMFTYYELEQATKGFQEDQTLLDHGGKATLYSGTLTDASAIAVHRLQCDSEQELVEVLSRVEALHAVSHKNIAQILGWSVDSGYTPLVVYAYPVNGMLGEHLCRAKDETKRGLDWHQRINIVAETANVLAFLQSEVYPPIVHHELNASCIFLDEDLTVKLFGLELSTNATIDYKKQTDVYNFGLVLLEVITGSSSDHVPSKTALQKITSGKLEEIVDPRLYYHEQPIFRREQIEIVADLATRCIIFGSQDGKFHMGDVARELVHISKDGVDGRSRRCPSTHNLEETFSNSSLLQMISMSPDSIHVPARGFA from the exons ATGTCAAAAGCCACCAGGAGCATGTTGCCCTTGCATCATTTCAGTATTCTCCTTATAATCACACTACTTAGCAGTGGAACGTATTCTCTCTCACATAAAGTCGAAGAtcgggaagaagaaaatgacCATCAAAATACTTGGCAAGAAACACATCATGAAGAAGCTTGTGGAGAGAAATGTGGGAATTTTCACATACCATTTCCATTTTACATGAACCAATCCAAATGTGGCTCTTCACTTTCTGATGCATTTCGCCTTTCTTGTATAAACTCCACTTCACTTTTCCTCAACATTGGTTCTCAAACGTATCAAATTTTTCACTTCTTCTCCGATGGAGTACTTGTGGATTTCCCAAACACCACTTTTTGTCGTCAGTACAACGACCTCAAATCCTTCGGATTTAAAGGAAATGACTACTTTGGCATATCTAGAGATAATATCTTAGGGCTCTATGACTGCGAGGATTCATCTTTGTGCAAGCCGGATTGCGAAAAAAACATAATGCCTCGTTGTGACGGGTCCCCGGGTAGCTACCCTGCGTGTTGCTACCCGTTATCTGATCACAGTGCTTGGAATGCTGATCAGAGAGATGGTTTCTCTACTTTTTCGCAGTTTGGATGCAGGGGATTTTCGTCTTGGGTTGTTTTATCTGGAAATCAAGTAGGGAAACGTGGTGTTAAGTTAGAATGGGCTGTTCCAAGAAATTCAACCACAGCAAGTTGTGCTACTAATGCTGATATTGTCAATGCAACTACTGTTGCTTCTGGGATTAGATGCAAATGCCAAGATGGATTTGTAGGTGATGGTTTTGCTGTTGGAGTTGGGTGCCTCAAAT CTTGCACTAAAGAAGGAAAGGAAGCATATGGAAAAGCATGTTCTTCAACAAATCATGGTAGAAGGAAAGCAGTAATTCTAGCTG GAGTACTCACTTCAGCGCTCACTATCACCTCCTTGACAGCACTTTTCTGTGTTCTAAGACGGCCTATGAAGACAGACATATTTGATCATCCTAGTATGACTCGGAGTCAGGGTAACATCTCATTCCAGAAACCTTGTACTATCCGAATGTTTACTTACTATGAGCTAGAGCAGGCCACTAAAGGTTTTCAAGAAGATCAAACACTTCTTGATCATGGTGGCAAAGCTACACTATATTCTGGAACTCTAACGGACGCATCAGCTATAGCTGTACACAGACTACAATGTGATAGTGAACAAGAACTAGTCGAGGTCTTGTCTCGAGTGGAGGCATTGCATGCTGTTTCACACAAGAATATTGCCCAGATTCTCGGATGGTCTGTTGATTCAGGATACACCCCATTAGTGGTGTACGCATATCCTGTTAATGGAATGCTCGGGGAACATCTTTGTCGAGCTAAAGATGAGACGAAAAGAGGTCTTGATTGGCACCAGAGAATAAACATTGTTGCTGAAACAGCAAATGTTCTTGCATTCCTCCAGTCTGAGGTTTATCCCCCCATCGTACATCATGAACTTAACGCTAGTTGCATCTTCCTAGATGAGGACTTAACCGTGAAACTCTTTGGACTCGAGCTCTCCACAAATGCAACCATTGATTACAAAAAGCAAACCGACGTTTACAACTTTGGACTGGTCCTTTTGGAGGTTATCACAGGTAGCAGCTCGGATCATGTTCCATCAAAGACGGCTTTACAGAAGATAACAAGCGGGAAGTTGGAAGAGATAGTAGATCCACGTCTTTATTATCACGAGCAGCCTATTTTTCGAAGGGAGCAGATAGAGATAGTTGCAGACCTTGCAACAAGATGCATAATATTTGGTTCCCAAGATGGCAAATTTCACATGGGAGATGTTGCGAGAGAACTGGTTCACATATCAAAAGATGGAGTTGATGGTAGAAGTAGGAGGTGTCCGTCGACTCATAATCTTGAAGAAACTTTCTCCAATTCAAGTCTTCTTCAGATGATATCTATGTCTCCTGATTCAATACATGTCCCTGCCAGAGGCTTCGCTTAA
- the LOC138874782 gene encoding uncharacterized protein yields the protein MGDGFSKAPDVSTIEQSPSYPSHGPISSSNEMGRIENMFKQMMEKNADSDIQLGQISQVLNTRPKGALPSDTMVNPKGGNNTGHAMVVTIRSGKGRNAPTSNQMKFVDDEQMVKSNETPDNVVESNEKVWIDIDDNVEETQEEVNPSRDHIIDIPEPVVQKAKVPMPRPPPPYTQRLAKKNAENQFKKFIDMMKSLSINVSLVEALEQMPGYEKFMKDLVTKKRSMNCETIKMTHQVSSIVHSMAPKLEDPDAFIIPRTIVSVDFAKACDLGASINLMPYSVFKTLVIGKPRPISMRLQTDRTMKRPLGVIEDVLVRVDKFILPADFVILDCEVDYEVPIILGRPFLATGKALVDVEAQELTFRVGDEKVVFHVCKSMRQPNSNEVCSFVDLVTDVIVDESSVVMNVDDTLEAV from the coding sequence ATGGGGgacgggttttcaaaggccccagATGTATCAACAATTGAGCAATCCCCTTCTTATCCTTCCCATGGTCCAATTTCTTCCAGCAATGAGATGGGACGAATTGAGAACATGTTTaaacaaatgatggagaagaatgccgaCTCCGATATTCAATTGGGGCAAATCTCTCAAGTCCTCAACACTCGTCCTAAGGGagcactaccaagtgacacgatggtgaacccaaagggtgggaacaacacgGGACATGCAATGGTCGTTACTATAAGGAGTGGAAAAGGTAGGAATGCACCCACCTCGAATCAAATGAAATTTGTGGATGACGAGCAAATGGTTAAATCAAATGAGACCCCAGACAATGTGGTAGAATCAAATGAAAAAGTGTGGATAGATATTGATGATAATGTGGAGGAAACTCAAGAggaagtgaacccgtctagggatcaCATTATTGACATACCGGAACCGGTAGTGCAAAAGGCTAAGGTACCAATGCCTAGGCCTCCTCCTCCATATActcaaaggcttgcaaagaaAAATGCCgagaatcaattcaaaaaattcattgacatgatgaagagcctatCCATAAATGTGTCATTGGTTGAAGCGTTGGAGCAAATGCCCGGCTATGAAAAGTTCATGAAGGATTTGGTGACAAAGAAGCGATCGatgaattgtgaaactataaaaatgactcatcaagtgagttcAATTGTACATTCCATGGCTCCCAAATTGGAAGATCCCGATGCTTTCATAATCCCTCGTACCATTGTAAGTGTTGATTTTGCAAAAGCGtgtgatcttggggcaagtatcaacttaatgccatattcggttttcaaaactttggtaATCGGGAAACCAAGACCCATATCTATGAGGTTGCAAACCGATCGTACCATGAAAAGACCATTGGGAGTGATTGAGGATGTAttggttcgtgttgataaattcattcttccgGCGGATTTTGTCATTCTTGATTGTGAAGTTGATTACgaggtgccgattattcttggtagaccATTCCTTGCTACGGGAAAGGCTCTAGTTGATGTTGAAGCCCAAGAACTTACTTTTcgggttggtgatgaaaaagtggttttccatgtgtgcaaatctatgaggcaacccaATAGCAATGAGGTGTGCTCGTTCGTGGATTTGGTGACCGATGTAATCGTGGATGAATCAAGTGTTGTGATGAATGTTGATGATACATTGGAGGCCGTCTAg